One Desulfovibrio sp. ZJ209 genomic window carries:
- a CDS encoding FeS-binding protein: MKDRGPLFSTFILFLWNAAVLTALVSGFAHLPVAYRYGLIDTWNTSPTVIHYWAAAALLLLAAYAGVIWFAESAGRFRLSRWGRLRCLLVTLLGVSGLILILHNLEDVSIYGGAYAGFKLCHLFCAVLFAVFLIIRGSLRLLGRGRCVLPLSGGRRR; encoded by the coding sequence ATGAAAGACCGCGGCCCGCTCTTTTCCACCTTCATCCTCTTTCTCTGGAACGCGGCCGTGCTCACGGCCCTTGTGAGCGGCTTCGCGCACCTGCCCGTGGCCTACCGCTACGGGCTCATCGACACCTGGAACACCTCGCCCACGGTCATCCACTACTGGGCGGCGGCCGCGCTGCTCCTGCTGGCGGCCTATGCCGGGGTCATCTGGTTCGCGGAGAGCGCGGGCCGCTTCCGCCTGAGCCGCTGGGGGCGCCTGCGCTGCCTGCTCGTGACCCTGCTCGGCGTGAGCGGCCTCATCCTCATCCTGCACAACCTCGAGGATGTTTCCATCTACGGCGGCGCCTACGCCGGCTTCAAGCTCTGCCATCTCTTCTGCGCCGTGCTGTTCGCCGTCTTCCTGATCATCCGCGGCTCTCTGCGCTTATTGGGGCGCGGCCGCTGCGTCCTGCCGCTTTCCGGGGGCCGGCGCCGCTGA
- a CDS encoding aldo/keto reductase, producing MDRRSFLKGGAALAAAPALGAVAGLSPSWAAAQDPATIRNWHPDMRYRPHGLTGVGVSALGFGMLRLPMLEDRKTVDEAKTIPMLRHAIEHGLNYVDTGYVYLGGQSEAVTGKALADGYRDRVWLTSKSPWWIMERPEDFHKFFDESRRRLNTDVIDFYHIHMIMHRGWKDKVVPFRLAEKMQDLKAQGKIRFAGFSFHDGVPLFKRVVDAAPWDFCLIQQNYLDTEHEAGLVGLNYAAANGMGVSIMEPLRNGFLVKPPAFVQAELDKAPKKRHPVEWAFDYLWNKPEVSVVVSGMSSMDNVRDNLAYAGRSAPGMLDAEERAVIGRAARAYRAAPGAIPCTGCYNCIPCPQNVAIGYLFNMVYNQYKADGDKARAHRLVNYSMSPVQRGDKPDACNGCGLCLPKCPQGIDIPAELGRIRRELDL from the coding sequence ATGGACAGGCGTTCCTTTCTCAAGGGCGGCGCGGCCCTCGCGGCCGCACCGGCGCTGGGCGCCGTGGCGGGGCTCTCTCCGTCCTGGGCCGCGGCCCAGGACCCGGCCACTATCCGCAACTGGCACCCGGACATGCGCTACCGGCCGCACGGGCTCACCGGCGTGGGCGTGTCCGCGCTCGGCTTCGGCATGCTGCGCCTGCCCATGCTCGAGGACCGCAAGACCGTGGACGAGGCCAAAACCATCCCCATGCTGCGCCACGCCATCGAGCACGGCCTCAACTATGTGGACACGGGCTATGTCTATCTCGGTGGCCAGAGCGAGGCCGTCACCGGCAAGGCGCTGGCGGACGGCTACCGGGACCGCGTGTGGCTGACCTCCAAGTCGCCGTGGTGGATCATGGAGCGGCCCGAAGACTTCCACAAATTCTTCGACGAGTCGCGCCGGCGCCTCAACACGGATGTCATCGACTTCTACCACATCCACATGATTATGCACCGGGGCTGGAAGGACAAGGTGGTGCCCTTCCGCCTCGCCGAGAAAATGCAGGACCTGAAGGCGCAGGGCAAGATCCGTTTCGCGGGCTTTTCCTTCCATGACGGGGTGCCGCTCTTCAAGCGCGTGGTGGACGCCGCCCCGTGGGATTTCTGCCTCATCCAGCAGAACTATCTCGACACCGAGCACGAGGCCGGGCTCGTGGGCCTCAACTACGCGGCCGCCAACGGCATGGGCGTGTCCATCATGGAGCCCTTGCGCAACGGCTTCCTCGTGAAGCCGCCGGCCTTTGTGCAGGCCGAGCTCGACAAGGCGCCCAAGAAGCGGCACCCCGTGGAGTGGGCCTTTGATTACCTCTGGAACAAGCCCGAGGTGAGCGTGGTGGTGAGCGGCATGTCGTCCATGGACAATGTGCGCGACAACCTCGCCTATGCCGGGCGCTCGGCGCCGGGCATGCTGGACGCGGAGGAGCGGGCCGTCATCGGCCGCGCGGCGCGGGCCTATCGCGCGGCGCCCGGGGCCATCCCCTGCACGGGCTGCTACAACTGCATCCCCTGCCCGCAAAACGTGGCCATCGGCTACCTCTTCAACATGGTCTACAACCAGTACAAGGCCGACGGCGACAAGGCGCGGGCGCACCGGCTCGTCAACTACTCCATGTCGCCCGTGCAGCGCGGCGACAAGCCCGATGCCTGCAACGGCTGCGGCCTCTGCCTGCCCAAATGCCCGCAGGGCATCGACATCCCGGCGGAGCTTGGGCGCATCCGCAGGGAACTGGACCTCTAG
- a CDS encoding tripartite tricarboxylate transporter TctB family protein, which translates to MTRSDIGVVAIIYATCLLFLVMTLELKAAAQIYPLCLIAGLAGLNTLYLASRLWRLFTGRPAIEEAGIPAPTPEKPGLVNDLPEIFKGFLPGQFFFVVIASVAYLALMHYVGFYPAGLIYMVAVMWRLKVPLLHMAITLAVLGILIYSVFTLFLKVPLPRGILFG; encoded by the coding sequence ATGACCCGCTCCGACATCGGCGTGGTGGCCATCATCTACGCCACCTGCCTGCTCTTCCTTGTGATGACCCTCGAACTCAAAGCCGCGGCGCAAATCTATCCGCTCTGCCTCATCGCCGGGCTGGCCGGGCTGAACACGCTCTATCTCGCCTCGCGCCTCTGGCGGCTCTTCACCGGGCGACCGGCCATCGAGGAGGCCGGCATCCCGGCGCCCACGCCCGAAAAGCCCGGCCTCGTCAACGACCTGCCCGAGATTTTCAAGGGCTTTTTGCCCGGCCAGTTCTTCTTTGTGGTCATCGCCTCGGTGGCCTATCTCGCGCTCATGCACTATGTGGGCTTTTACCCGGCCGGGCTCATATACATGGTGGCGGTCATGTGGCGCCTCAAGGTGCCGCTCCTGCACATGGCCATCACGCTGGCCGTGCTCGGCATCCTCATTTACTCGGTGTTCACGCTCTTTCTCAAGGTGCCGCTGCCGCGCGGCATCCTGTTCGGCTAG
- a CDS encoding flavodoxin, with product MNKTLVAYFSATGTTARVAHALAGAAGADLYAITPAVPYTAADLNWHDKKSRSSLEMADPASRPAIAGELPDVAAYGVIFVGFPIWWYQAPRIIETFVEGRDFSGKTLVPFATSGGSPLGESGAILEKLCPGSRWLAGRRLNAGVTERELAGWLKQLGLGEGR from the coding sequence TTGAACAAAACACTCGTCGCCTACTTTTCCGCCACCGGCACCACCGCGCGCGTGGCCCACGCGCTGGCCGGCGCCGCCGGCGCGGACCTCTACGCCATCACCCCGGCCGTGCCCTACACGGCGGCAGACCTCAACTGGCACGACAAGAAGAGCCGCTCGAGCCTCGAAATGGCCGACCCCGCCTCGCGCCCGGCCATCGCCGGGGAATTGCCGGACGTGGCGGCCTATGGCGTCATCTTCGTGGGCTTTCCCATCTGGTGGTACCAGGCGCCGCGCATCATCGAGACCTTTGTTGAGGGCCGCGACTTCAGCGGCAAGACCTTGGTCCCCTTTGCCACTTCGGGCGGCAGCCCCCTTGGCGAGAGCGGGGCCATTCTTGAAAAGCTCTGTCCCGGCAGCCGCTGGCTCGCGGGCAGGCGCCTCAACGCGGGCGTCACGGAGCGCGAACTGGCCGGCTGGCTGAAGCAACTGGGCCTCGGGGAGGGGCGCTGA
- a CDS encoding carboxymuconolactone decarboxylase family protein produces the protein MKGMYRKAENLLRPGVALALAALLWFGMAGAAAAATKDTGGQVMDRVQAAEKNRQKWLGQGPSPLADTDPELAAMRDRLVYGEILNEGTLTDRQAALVTLAALTASQGIDALAARAEAALRVGASAADIREALYQCAAYVGFPRVEAALRVVNPVLTKHGATLPLPPEATVDENTRLADGLAVQRQIFGAKGIDAMRENAPAGQKAIVANYLSAYCFGDLYTRKVLDLKLRELITFSAIVALGGCDPQAKAHAGANVSVGNTKQNLVDALAVMLPIIGFPRTLNGLAAVNAALPEEAR, from the coding sequence ATGAAAGGCATGTACAGGAAGGCGGAAAACCTGCTGCGGCCGGGCGTGGCGCTGGCGCTGGCCGCGCTTTTGTGGTTCGGCATGGCGGGCGCGGCCGCGGCCGCGACGAAAGATACGGGAGGACAGGTCATGGACAGGGTACAGGCGGCGGAAAAGAACCGGCAGAAATGGCTGGGCCAAGGCCCATCCCCGCTGGCGGACACCGACCCGGAGCTCGCGGCCATGCGCGACCGCCTGGTTTATGGCGAGATCCTCAACGAAGGCACGCTCACTGACCGCCAGGCCGCGCTGGTGACGCTGGCCGCGCTCACGGCGAGCCAGGGCATTGACGCGCTTGCCGCGCGGGCCGAGGCGGCCCTGCGCGTGGGCGCAAGCGCGGCGGATATCCGCGAGGCGCTCTACCAGTGCGCGGCTTATGTGGGCTTTCCCCGGGTGGAGGCGGCCCTTCGCGTGGTGAACCCCGTGCTCACAAAGCACGGCGCCACGCTGCCCCTGCCCCCCGAGGCCACTGTGGACGAAAATACGCGCCTTGCCGACGGCCTCGCCGTGCAGCGCCAGATCTTCGGCGCCAAGGGCATCGACGCCATGCGGGAGAACGCCCCGGCCGGGCAGAAGGCCATCGTCGCCAATTACCTCAGCGCGTATTGCTTCGGCGACCTCTACACGCGCAAGGTGCTTGACCTCAAGCTGCGCGAGCTCATTACCTTCAGCGCCATCGTGGCCCTGGGCGGCTGCGACCCGCAGGCCAAGGCGCACGCCGGCGCCAACGTGAGCGTGGGCAACACGAAGCAGAACCTCGTGGACGCGCTCGCGGTGATGTTGCCGATCATCGGCTTCCCGCGCACGCTCAACGGCCTCGCCGCGGTCAACGCGGCGTTGCCGGAGGAAGCGCGCTAG
- a CDS encoding tripartite tricarboxylate transporter permease, with translation MDTLALMGTGFLQALSPLNLLLMAAATAVGVTIGCLPGLSAAMGVALLLPVTFGMDPATGLIILGGIYCGAIFGGSISAILIHTPGTPASAATAIEGYQLTLRGQAAKALTVACFASFCGGLLSCISLYFFAPPLAQLAMKFKSPEYFWLSLFGLTIIAGVSSKSMIKGLMSGVLGLLISTVGMDPMEGVPRFMFGQSTLYNGVDVTCALIGLFSMSQVLILAEKRIQARPAAAKFKDRFSLSRGELKKISPTIIRSWIIGNIVGILPGAGASIACFIGYNEARRFSKTKQEFGKGSIEGVAGSEAANNAVTGGSLIPMLTLGIPGESVTAVLMGGLIIHGLQPGPELFTTYAGMTYTFFAGFVLVQFFMLGIGMLGCKGFANIARLSDAILIPSIFLLCVVGSYAIHNNVVEVAIMLIFGGVGYLVRKFDMNATAIVLGLILGPIGERGLRRSLMLSDGDPSILFSTPLCWALIALCVLGLLSPIFMNRMERKLREKHGAA, from the coding sequence ATGGACACTCTGGCGCTCATGGGCACGGGCTTCCTGCAAGCCTTAAGCCCGCTCAACCTCCTGCTCATGGCCGCGGCCACGGCCGTGGGCGTGACCATCGGCTGCCTGCCCGGCCTTTCCGCCGCCATGGGCGTGGCCCTGCTCTTGCCCGTGACCTTCGGCATGGACCCGGCCACGGGCCTGATCATCCTGGGCGGCATCTATTGCGGCGCCATCTTCGGCGGCTCCATCAGCGCCATCCTTATCCACACCCCCGGCACGCCGGCCTCGGCGGCCACGGCCATCGAGGGCTACCAGCTCACCTTGCGCGGGCAGGCGGCCAAGGCGCTCACCGTGGCCTGCTTCGCCTCCTTCTGCGGCGGCCTTTTGAGCTGCATCTCGCTCTATTTCTTCGCGCCGCCCCTGGCGCAGCTCGCCATGAAGTTCAAGAGCCCGGAATATTTCTGGCTCTCGCTCTTCGGGCTGACCATCATCGCGGGCGTGTCGTCCAAGTCCATGATCAAGGGCCTCATGAGCGGCGTGCTCGGGCTGCTCATCTCCACGGTGGGCATGGACCCCATGGAGGGCGTGCCGCGCTTCATGTTCGGCCAGAGCACGCTCTACAACGGCGTGGACGTGACCTGCGCGCTCATCGGCCTCTTTTCCATGTCGCAGGTGCTCATCCTGGCGGAAAAGCGCATCCAGGCCAGGCCCGCGGCGGCCAAGTTCAAGGACCGCTTCAGCCTGAGCCGCGGCGAGCTGAAAAAAATCTCGCCGACCATCATCCGCTCGTGGATCATCGGCAACATCGTGGGCATCCTGCCCGGCGCGGGCGCCTCCATCGCCTGTTTCATCGGCTATAATGAGGCGCGGCGCTTCTCCAAGACCAAGCAGGAGTTCGGCAAGGGCTCCATCGAGGGCGTGGCCGGCTCCGAGGCGGCCAACAACGCGGTCACGGGCGGCTCGCTCATTCCCATGCTCACCTTGGGCATCCCGGGCGAGTCGGTGACGGCCGTGCTCATGGGCGGGCTCATCATTCACGGCCTCCAGCCCGGGCCCGAGCTCTTCACCACCTATGCCGGCATGACCTACACCTTCTTCGCGGGCTTCGTGCTCGTGCAGTTCTTCATGCTCGGCATCGGCATGCTCGGGTGCAAGGGCTTCGCCAATATCGCGCGCCTTTCGGACGCCATCCTCATCCCGTCCATCTTCCTGCTGTGCGTGGTGGGCTCCTACGCCATCCACAACAATGTGGTGGAGGTGGCCATCATGCTCATCTTCGGCGGTGTGGGCTACCTCGTGCGCAAGTTCGACATGAACGCCACGGCCATCGTGCTCGGGCTCATCCTCGGGCCCATCGGCGAGCGCGGGCTTCGGCGCTCGCTCATGCTGAGCGACGGCGACCCGTCCATCCTCTTTTCCACGCCGCTCTGCTGGGCGCTCATCGCGCTCTGCGTGCTCGGGCTGCTCTCGCCCATCTTCATGAACCGCATGGAGCGCAAGCTCAGGGAGAAGCACGGCGCGGCCTAG
- a CDS encoding flavodoxin family protein codes for MDRRDFLKTAGPLALGALAGVAAPLGAPGVAAAEAEAKDKAMKILVLTGSPRKNGNSNHLAIRFIEGAKEAGHSVTRFDAAQSDVHPCIACNSCGMDGPCIFKDDFETVREHIVPADMVVFATPMYYFGISAQLKAVIDRFYAINGQIHVPKKAALLMTYANTAAEQAAPIAAHYDVLLDYLGWEDAGRVIAPGVWVEGSVSNTPYPRAAYELGRSL; via the coding sequence ATGGACAGGCGGGATTTTTTAAAGACAGCCGGCCCGCTGGCCCTGGGCGCGCTGGCGGGCGTTGCGGCGCCGCTGGGCGCCCCGGGCGTCGCCGCCGCGGAGGCGGAAGCAAAGGACAAGGCCATGAAGATACTGGTGCTCACGGGCAGCCCCCGGAAGAACGGCAATTCCAACCACCTTGCGATCCGCTTCATCGAGGGCGCCAAGGAGGCCGGGCACAGCGTCACGCGCTTTGACGCGGCGCAAAGCGACGTGCATCCCTGCATCGCCTGCAATTCCTGCGGCATGGACGGCCCCTGCATCTTCAAGGACGATTTCGAGACCGTGCGCGAGCATATCGTCCCGGCGGACATGGTGGTCTTTGCCACGCCCATGTATTATTTCGGCATCTCCGCGCAGCTCAAGGCGGTCATCGACCGCTTCTACGCCATCAACGGCCAGATCCACGTGCCCAAGAAGGCCGCCCTGCTCATGACCTACGCCAACACGGCGGCGGAACAGGCCGCGCCCATCGCCGCGCATTATGACGTTTTGCTCGACTATCTCGGCTGGGAGGACGCGGGCCGCGTCATCGCGCCCGGCGTCTGGGTGGAGGGCTCGGTGAGCAATACGCCCTATCCGCGGGCGGCCTACGAACTGGGCAGGAGCCTCTGA
- a CDS encoding 4Fe-4S dicluster domain-containing protein: MHSPFQPLRRRFLQGAAALAAGALAAAPAPARAAAGPATMATVIDVDACNGCGACVSACRARNLARVPLPVHPIPQPYPPSVRIQDWSDRRDVTDCLTPYNWLYIQSCTIRTGGATRRVFLPRRCMQCVNPPCVNLCPAGAARQRATGAVYVDENFCIGDGRCIRFCPWMIPRRQSGVGIYLDLAPRYLGNGQVFKCDYCQDLLAEGQPPACVSACPRKAQHFGPRAKMFALAEKLAAERKGDIYGRTINGGTNTLYVSELTFRDIEVELLRQDQIGVGRPSLRPPGATMTKENDLLGWVLAAPLAGAGLACLRLWRDRQKGRRP; the protein is encoded by the coding sequence ATGCACAGCCCCTTCCAGCCCCTGCGCCGCCGTTTTCTTCAGGGCGCGGCCGCCCTTGCGGCGGGCGCATTGGCCGCAGCTCCTGCACCGGCCCGCGCGGCGGCGGGGCCGGCCACCATGGCCACCGTCATCGACGTGGACGCCTGCAACGGCTGCGGGGCCTGCGTGAGCGCCTGCCGGGCGCGCAACCTCGCCCGGGTGCCGCTGCCCGTGCATCCCATCCCGCAGCCCTATCCGCCCTCGGTGCGCATCCAGGACTGGTCCGACCGGCGTGATGTCACCGATTGCCTCACGCCCTACAACTGGCTCTACATCCAGTCGTGCACCATCCGCACCGGCGGGGCCACGCGGCGGGTCTTCCTGCCGCGGCGCTGCATGCAGTGCGTGAACCCGCCCTGCGTCAACCTCTGCCCGGCCGGCGCCGCGCGCCAGCGGGCCACGGGCGCGGTCTATGTGGATGAAAATTTCTGCATCGGCGACGGCCGCTGTATCCGTTTCTGCCCGTGGATGATCCCGCGCCGGCAGTCGGGCGTGGGCATCTATCTCGACCTCGCGCCGCGCTATCTCGGCAATGGCCAGGTCTTCAAGTGCGACTATTGCCAGGACCTGCTGGCCGAGGGCCAGCCTCCGGCCTGCGTGAGCGCCTGCCCGCGCAAGGCGCAGCATTTCGGCCCCAGGGCCAAGATGTTCGCCCTGGCCGAAAAGCTCGCGGCCGAGCGCAAGGGCGACATCTATGGCCGCACCATCAACGGCGGCACCAATACCCTCTATGTGTCGGAGCTCACCTTCCGCGACATCGAGGTGGAATTGCTCAGGCAGGACCAGATCGGCGTGGGGCGCCCGAGCTTGCGCCCCCCCGGCGCGACCATGACGAAGGAGAATGACCTGCTCGGCTGGGTGCTGGCCGCGCCGCTGGCCGGGGCCGGGCTCGCGTGCCTGCGCCTCTGGCGCGACCGCCAGAAAGGACGGCGCCCATGA
- a CDS encoding ferritin: MDKKVADLIREQVTKEFYSAYLYLAFSNYYYEVSLDGFGHWFEVQAREEQQHAMKFLKYLQDNNEKVKLGTIDAPDAVFNDHKEPLDAALKHEKYVTSLINTIYREAREVDDYRTCQFLDWFIAEQGEEEKNTSDLIAKYDLYASDPKGLYLLNSELMGRVDTTATDTQA; this comes from the coding sequence ATGGACAAGAAAGTCGCCGACCTGATCCGCGAACAGGTCACCAAGGAATTTTACTCCGCCTATCTCTACCTCGCCTTTTCCAACTACTACTACGAGGTGAGCCTGGACGGTTTCGGCCACTGGTTCGAGGTGCAGGCGCGGGAAGAGCAGCAGCACGCCATGAAGTTCCTGAAGTACCTTCAGGACAACAACGAAAAGGTGAAGCTCGGCACCATCGACGCGCCCGACGCTGTGTTCAACGACCACAAGGAGCCGCTGGACGCCGCCCTCAAGCATGAAAAGTACGTCACCTCGCTCATCAACACCATCTACCGCGAGGCGCGCGAGGTGGACGACTACCGCACCTGCCAGTTCCTCGACTGGTTCATCGCCGAGCAGGGCGAGGAGGAGAAGAACACGAGCGACCTTATCGCCAAGTACGATCTCTACGCCTCCGACCCCAAGGGCCTTTACCTGCTGAACTCCGAGCTCATGGGCCGCGTGGACACCACCGCCACGGATACGCAGGCCTAG
- a CDS encoding SMP-30/gluconolactonase/LRE family protein: MKLFCAAFSCLVLIAFAPPARAADAFSYEGRAATPAPIPLPEQGLQSVEASPLKVVNSDRHILEGAVFDREGNLYFCDVTGGKVRKLTPENELSDHVVLDGLAPCGLAFGPDGRLFMAVKNPEGSAGSILAVADAGGRPEVIVGAEQGYLPNDLVFDGKGGLYFSDCKGSSTVTGGGIVYRAPDGALTLVIPDMAQANGVALSPDDSVIWATEYAREQLHKTTVKDATKIVPFRSHIPYRFTGRGPDSMRVDADGNVYVAMMSQGRVLIFNPNGFPIGQILLPGRDEGQNLLSTSLAIHPEKKEVRIVSSNPAESASADAVIFTAPAFAPGLKLGK; this comes from the coding sequence ATGAAGCTCTTCTGTGCCGCATTTTCCTGTCTCGTCCTGATCGCCTTTGCCCCCCCGGCCCGCGCCGCGGACGCCTTCAGCTACGAGGGCCGCGCGGCAACGCCGGCCCCCATCCCGCTCCCCGAGCAGGGCCTGCAAAGCGTGGAGGCCAGCCCGCTCAAGGTGGTGAACAGCGATCGCCACATCCTCGAGGGGGCGGTGTTCGACCGCGAGGGCAACCTCTATTTCTGCGATGTCACCGGCGGCAAGGTGCGGAAGCTCACGCCGGAAAACGAGCTCTCCGACCATGTGGTGCTGGACGGCCTCGCCCCGTGCGGGCTGGCCTTCGGGCCGGACGGCCGTCTCTTCATGGCGGTGAAAAACCCCGAGGGGAGCGCCGGCTCCATCCTCGCCGTTGCCGACGCCGGGGGGCGGCCCGAGGTCATCGTGGGCGCGGAGCAGGGGTATCTCCCCAATGACCTTGTCTTTGACGGCAAGGGCGGCCTCTATTTCAGCGACTGCAAGGGCTCGAGCACCGTCACTGGCGGCGGCATCGTCTACCGCGCGCCCGACGGCGCGCTCACCCTGGTCATCCCGGACATGGCGCAGGCCAACGGCGTGGCCCTCTCCCCGGACGATTCCGTCATCTGGGCCACGGAATACGCCCGCGAGCAGCTCCACAAGACCACGGTGAAGGACGCCACCAAGATCGTGCCCTTCCGCTCGCACATCCCCTACCGGTTCACCGGGCGCGGGCCGGACTCCATGCGCGTGGACGCGGACGGCAATGTCTATGTGGCCATGATGTCGCAGGGGCGCGTGCTCATCTTCAACCCCAACGGCTTCCCCATCGGGCAGATCCTGTTGCCCGGGCGGGACGAGGGGCAGAACCTGCTCTCCACGAGCCTCGCCATCCACCCGGAGAAAAAGGAAGTGCGCATCGTCTCGAGCAACCCGGCGGAGAGCGCCAGCGCCGACGCCGTGATCTTCACCGCGCCGGCCTTCGCCCCGGGTCTGAAGCTCGGAAAGTAA